The sequence CATATATTTCAGAGGGCTGATTGAGTTCAGCAATTATTGTAAAAATGATTGCTACTATTGCGGAATAAGAAGGGGTAATGTTCATGCTCACAGATACAGGCTTACAAAAGAGAAAATTTTAAAATGCTGCCGAAATGGCTATAGATTGGGATTTAGAACCTTTGTACTTCAAAGCGGAGAGGATATGTATTATACGGATGAGATAATGACGGATATAATAAGTTCAATCAGGAGAGAATTTCCTGACTGTGCCATTACCCTTTCTGTGGGGGAGAAATCCTATGAAACATATGAAAGATATTTTCAAGCAGGTGCTGACAGATACCTCCTAAGACATGAAACGGCAAATGAAGAACATTACAGAAAACTCCATCCTAAGGAATTGAGTCTCAAAAACAGAAAACAATGCTTATATAACTTAAAAGAGATAGGTTTTCAGATAGGAGCTGGATTTATGGTAGGCTCTCCTTATCAGACCACGGATAATTTGGTGGAGGATCTGTTATTTCTAAAAGAACTCAATCCTCATATGGTAGGAATAGGCCCTTTTGTTCCGAGTAAGGATACAATATTTGCTCATGAAAAAAAGGGAACTTTGAATATGACCGTCGCTTTAATAGCTATAATAAGGCTTCTTCTTCCGAAAGCCCTCATACCTTCAACAACAGCCTTGGGAACAATTCATCCTTTGGGAAGGGAAAAAGGGTTTAAGGCAGGAGCAAATGTTGTAATGCCTAATCTTTCTCCGGTAGGAGTGAGAAGGGATTATTCCCTATATGATAATAAAATATGTACAGGAGAAGAAGCAGCAGAATGCAGATATTGTTTGGACAACAGGATAAAGGTTGCGGGATTTGTTCCGGATTTTTCGAGAGGAGATTATTATGGTATGAAAAGTGTTCATGCCTTATAATATGAACCATATAGAAAAATTTTTATAAATAAGTTGAAATATGGAGTATTTTATGTTAAGATAAATTTACAATTATATATTTAGTGTATATTTAAGTCCTTTAAATGATCCTGGGAGGTTGTAAGGCGAAAGCGAATGTCTTGATTTATAGGGATCAAGATATTTTTTTATCTTAATAGAAGAAAGGTGGAATTCGGGTGAATTTAAAGGCAATAATAATGGATGATGTTAAAATGAGGAAATCCATAGTCAGGATTTCTCATGAGATAATAGAAAGAAATAATGATTTGAGCAATATAATGCTTGTGGGAATAAAAAGAAGAGGCATACCTATAGCTGAAAGGATTTCTGAAAATATAAAAAAATTTGAAGAAATAGATGTTCCTGTATACAAGTTGGATATATCCTTATATAGAGATGATTTATCGGAATTAGCCGATTTTCCCATAGTTAAGGATAGTAAAATAGAGGCAAGTGTTGAGAAGAAAAATGTAATATTGGTAGACGATGTGATTTATACCGGAAGGACTGTAAGGGCAGCTATAGAAGCCATATTTGATAACGGAAGACCAGACAGAATTCAATTGGCCGTTTTGATAGACAGAGGGCATAGGGAAATTCCTGTGAGGCCGGACTATGTAGGGAAAAATATACCTACTTCTCAAAATGAAATTGTTTCCGTAGAAGTCAATGAAATAGACGGAGTTGATTCAGCTAAAATCCTTGTACATCCTTTATATAAATAATACAAAGGTTAATTGCGAACTTCTTATATTATTTAAAAGTTTGTACAAGGTTTTTTTCATAAATTCGGGTAAATTCCTTAAATGGGTTTAAAAAAGTTGAAATGGTTGGAAAGACTGGGTTTGAGATATTTTTTCGGATTAACATTTATTAGAAGGACATAATCATTGTTAAAAAGATGACGAAATCTGAAATAATTATTGGTATAAATTTAACATATCGATGTAGATAGTCGAATTTTGACTTAAATAGAGGTTTAAGCATATTTCTTAAATAGAAATATGCTTATTTTTTTGTTAAAATATAAATGCAATTAACCTTTGAATATTAATATATAAAGGAGGAATAGTTTTGGATAAGGAAACAGATTATTTACAAGAGAAAGAGAAAATGTTTACCCCAATCTTGGCAGTCGAAGAAGCGTCAAGATGTCTTTTATGTTATGATGCTCCTTGTACAAATGCTTGCCCAGCTGGGACAGACCCCGCAAAGTTCATCCGTTCTTTGCGTTTCAGAAACTTTAAGGGGGCAGCATCAACTATCAGAGAAAATAATGTTCTCGGAGGAATATGCGCCAGAGTATGTCCTACAGATAAATATTGTGAAGGTGCCTGTAGCAGATGCGGTATAGATAAACCTATACAGATTGGAAAACTTCAGCGCTATTTGACAGATTATGAACAAATGACAGGGATTAAATCCCTGGAGGCTGTAAAGGCTACAAAGGATAAAGTAGCAATCGTAGGTTCAGGTCCCAGCGGACTTTCCGCGGCAGCTAAATTAGCTTTGGCAGGATATAAAGT is a genomic window of Acidilutibacter cellobiosedens containing:
- the hydE gene encoding [FeFe] hydrogenase H-cluster radical SAM maturase HydE produces the protein MLVEKLYENNELKPYELKELIEENSAEPSPKLLNAALSVRKKYYGNGIYFRGLIEFSNYCKNDCYYCGIRRGNVHAHRYRLTKEKILKCCRNGYRLGFRTFVLQSGEDMYYTDEIMTDIISSIRREFPDCAITLSVGEKSYETYERYFQAGADRYLLRHETANEEHYRKLHPKELSLKNRKQCLYNLKEIGFQIGAGFMVGSPYQTTDNLVEDLLFLKELNPHMVGIGPFVPSKDTIFAHEKKGTLNMTVALIAIIRLLLPKALIPSTTALGTIHPLGREKGFKAGANVVMPNLSPVGVRRDYSLYDNKICTGEEAAECRYCLDNRIKVAGFVPDFSRGDYYGMKSVHAL
- the pyrR gene encoding bifunctional pyr operon transcriptional regulator/uracil phosphoribosyltransferase PyrR, whose protein sequence is MNLKAIIMDDVKMRKSIVRISHEIIERNNDLSNIMLVGIKRRGIPIAERISENIKKFEEIDVPVYKLDISLYRDDLSELADFPIVKDSKIEASVEKKNVILVDDVIYTGRTVRAAIEAIFDNGRPDRIQLAVLIDRGHREIPVRPDYVGKNIPTSQNEIVSVEVNEIDGVDSAKILVHPLYK